A window of the Penaeus vannamei isolate JL-2024 chromosome 19, ASM4276789v1, whole genome shotgun sequence genome harbors these coding sequences:
- the LOC138864953 gene encoding uncharacterized protein: MSLIAVYAPTNNCKLDVKEMFYNKLAYVSDRCSQRDIHIVLGDFNVVSGCHRAGYEMYVGPYGSRADAGSENSLFFWEFVRSQKLRIFGFWYQRPGPHRWTWYSDVGNAAKEIDHILVSTRCRLLQNCRGVCPGGFLRQSLVVS, translated from the coding sequence atgtctcttatagctgtgtatgctcctaccaatAATTgcaaacttgacgtgaaagaaatGTTCTACAACAAACTAGCATATGTGTCAGACAGGTGTTCCCAGCGAGATATtcacattgttctgggtgacttcaatgtggtatctggctgtcaTCGAGCCGGCTATGAGATGTATGTCGGTCCCTATGGTTCaagagctgatgccggtagtgagaatagcctctttTTCTGGGAATTtgttaggtcccagaaattgaggatttttggtttctggtaccagcgcccaggcccacatcgttggacttggtacagtgatgtgggtaatgcagctaaggagattgaccacatactaGTTAGCACTCGTTGTAGgctcctccagaactgcaggggagtgtgcccggggggtttcctgaggcagtctctggtcgtttcatag
- the LOC138864954 gene encoding uncharacterized protein yields the protein MPDPPFLTEVRRAISKLKSGKAVGICGIPVEMLKAGEEAMVRGLYAVMAAIWLSGTITPDLLRGVIIPFWKGKGDRWDCSNHQGITLISILGKVLAHILLRHIEYHLMRHQRPEQSGFTPGKSTIDRILVPRLRLRGIPTRMIGLIASLYNGTESAVECDSPTEARAKSDRTQCYEFVPKDKHRCIAIKSSTTSREQMVFRWRSVGAPK from the exons atgCCGGATccacccttcctaactgaagttagaagggcgatctccaagctgaagagtggcaaagcagtgggtatttgcggcatcccagttgAAATGTTAAAGGCTGGTGAGGAAGCTATGGTGCGAGGGTTGTATGCTGTAATGGCTGCCATCTGGCTGTCTGGTACCATtacccctgacctgttgaggggtgtgattATCCCcttctggaaggggaaaggggaccgatgggactgcagcaatcaccaaggcatcacactaatcagtatactaggcaaggttcttgcccacatccttctgagacatatcgaATACCACCTaatgaggcatcagaggccggagcaatctggattcactcctggtaagtccacaatagaccgtatccttgttcCTCggctgagactgagaggaattcccaCAAGGAtgattggactaatagcaagtctgtataatggtactgaaagtgctgtagagtgtg ATTCACCTACGGAGGCT CGGGCGAAGTCGGATCGCACACAGTGTTATGAGTTTGTTCCTAAAGACAAACATCGATGCATTGCAATAAAGAGTTCCACGACATCACGGGAACAGATGGTGTTCAGGTGGAGGAGTGTGGGAGCCCCGAAATAG